From the genome of Aspergillus fumigatus Af293 chromosome 1, whole genome shotgun sequence, one region includes:
- the culA gene encoding cullin culA: MPPLMPQTPHKDDLDETWTFLEKGIDSVMLKLEEGVDMKTYMALYTAVHNFCTSQKAVSNGQGLQAHRGAHLLGEELYKLLGEYLSRHLEAVYRESLSHTEEALLGFYIREWVRYTTAAKYVNHLFRYLNRHWVKREIDEGKKNVYDVYTLHLVKWKDDFFMKVHEKVMEAVLNLIEKQRNGETIEQSQIKNIVDSFVSLGLDENDNTKSTLEVYRVYFEKPFIAATRVYYENESRQFVAENSVVEYMKKAEARLDEEKARVGLYLHPDIMKRLTDTCLDVLVTAHSELLRDEFQVLLDNERQDDLARMYRLLSRIKDGLDPLRAKFETHVRKAGLAAVEKVAAEGEAFEPKMYVDALLQVHTRYQNLVNEAFNGESEFVRSLDNACREFVNRNKVCKSSSTKSPELLARYTDSLLKKGSKAAEESELEEMLVQIMTVFKYIEDKDVFQKFYSKMLAKRLVHVSSVSDDAETSMISKLKEACGFEYTNKLQRMFQDIQISKDLNSNYKDWQEKVLDEDDRKKQVDAHFQILGTGFWPLNPPTTGFSAPPEIVKTYERFQSFYYDKHNGRKLTWLWQLCKGEVKANYIKNTKVPYTFQVSTFQMGILLLFNENDTLTYSDIQKATSLAPEILDPNLAILLKAKVLLPSPEGAKPEPGTSFSLNYNFKNKKIKVNLNIQIKSEQKVESDDTHKTIEEDRKLLLQSAIVRIMKSRKKMKHVQLVQEVIQQVKSRFPPKVQDIKKNIEALMEKDYIERLDGDEIAYIA; the protein is encoded by the exons ATGCCTCCTCTAATGCCCCAGACTCCTCAcaaggatgaccttgacgaAAC ATGGACATTCCTAGAGAAGGGTATTGACAGCGTTATGctgaagctggaggagggtGTGGATATGAAAACT TACATGGCCCTGTACAC CGCCGTACACAACTTTTGCACATCACAAAAGGCAGTCAGCAACGGGCAAGGATTACAGGCGCATCGTGGTG CACACTTGTTGGGCGAGGAATTATACAAGCTCCTTGGGGAGTACCTGTCCCGCCATCTTGAGGCCGTGTACAGAGAGTCCCTAAGCCATACCGAAGAAGCTTTGTTAGGGTTTTACATACGTGAATGGGTTCGTTACACAACTGCTGCCAAATACGTCAACCACCTCTTCCGCTACCTGAACCGCCACTGGGTGAAGAGGGAGATCGacgagggcaagaagaatgtCTACGATGTGTACACTTTGCACCTCGTCAAATGGAAAGACGACTTCTTCATGAAGGTCCATGAGAAGGTCATGGAGGCTGTGTTGAATCTGATCGAAAAGCAACGAAACGGCGAGACCATCGAGCAGTCGCAAATCAAGAACATCGTCGATTCTTTTGTGTCTCTCGGCCTGGACGAGAATGATAACACCAAGTCTACACTGGAGGTTTACAGAGTATACTTCGAGAAACCATTCATTGCTGCGACCAGAGTTTACTACGAGAATGAATCCCGCCAGTTCGTGGCCGAGAACAGCGTGGTAGAGTACatgaagaaggcggaggcTCGCcttgacgaggagaaggcccgCGTGGGCCTGTATCTGCATCCAGATATCATGAAGCGTCTCACGGACACTTGCCTTGATGTCTTAGTCACAGCACATTCCGAATTATTGCGGGATGAATTCCAAGTTTTGCTAGACAATGAGCGCCAAGATGACCTAGCACGCATGTATCGACTTTTGTCGCGAATCAAGGATGGGCTGGACCCTCTGCGGGCGAAGTTTGAGACTCATGTCAGAAAGGCGGGCTTGGCTGCAGTCGAGAAAGTCGCAGCGGAAGGCGAAGCGTTCGAACCAAAGATGTACGTGGATGCGCTTCTGCAAGTGCACACCAGGTATCAAAACCTTGTCAATGAGGCTTTCAACGGTGAATCCGAGTTTGTGAGATCCTTGGATAACGCCTGCCGCGAGTTTGTCAACCGCAACAAGGTTTGCAAATCTAGTTCGACGAAATCACCGGAGCTACTGGCCCGATACACCGATTCTCTCTTGAAGAAGGGCTCAAAAGCTGCGGAGGAGTCtgagttggaggagatgCTCGTACAGATCATGACCGTGTTCAAATACATTGAAGACAAGGACGTCTTCCAGAAATTTTACTCCAAGATGCTGGCTAAGCGGCTGGTACACGTCAGCTCGGTATCCGACGATGCGGAGACTAGCATGATCAGCAAACTTAAAGAAGCCTGCGGTTTCGAATACACTAACAAGTTGCAGCGGATgttccaggatatccagATTTCGAAAGATCTCAATTCCAACTACAAGGACTGGCAGGAGAAGGttcttgacgaagatgatcGGAAGAAGCAGGTCGACGCACACTTTCAGATTCTTGGAACTGGGTTCTGGCCCCTCAATCCACCTACAACCGGCTTTTCTGCACCACCCGAAATCGTCAAGACTTACGAGCGCTTCCAGAGTTTCTACTATGACAAACACAATGGTCGAAAGCTTACTTGGCTCTGGCAGCTGTGTAAGGGCGAAGTCAAAGCAAACTACATCAAAAACACGAAAGTTCCGTACACTTTCCAAGTATCGACATTTCAAATGGGTATCCTCCTCTTGTTCAACGAGAATGACACCTTAACCTACTCCGACATCCAGAAGGCTACCAGCCTCGCCCCCGAAATTCTCGACCCCAATCTCGCTATCCTGCTGAAAGCGAAGGTGCTCCTGCCAAGCCCTGAAGGGGCCAAACCCGAACCTGGAACTTCATTCTCCCTGAATTACAacttcaagaacaagaagatcaaggtcaaTCTAAATATTCAGATCAAATCGGAGCAGAAGGTAGAGTCGGACGATACTCACAAGACAATAGAGGAGGATCGAAAGTTACTTCTTCAG TCCGCCATCGTTCGCATAATGAAGTCccgcaagaagatgaagcacGTACAGCTCGTTCAAGAGGTCATTCAGCAGGTCAAGTCCCGTTTTCCTCCCAAGGTGCAGGATATCAAAAAGAATATCGAAGCTCTCATGGAGAAGGACTATATAGAGCGGTTGGATGGGGATGAGATCGCTTACATCGCGTGA